One genomic segment of Ricinus communis isolate WT05 ecotype wild-type chromosome 5, ASM1957865v1, whole genome shotgun sequence includes these proteins:
- the LOC8270675 gene encoding CRAL-TRIO domain-containing protein YKL091C: MEKTQETALAQLRKSVEKLGSSTEEYKDATLMRFLIARSMDPEKAAKMFIQWQKWRATFVPNGFISESEIQDELESRKAFLQGLSIEGYPVFLVKLKLHFPSKDHLQFKKYVVHLLDKTIASSFRGKEIGNEKLIAIIDLQHISYKNIDARGFIAGFQCLQAYYPERLAKLYLLHMPRFFVSVWKMISRFLEKATLEKIMIVSNDEERRNLIKEIGEEILPDEYGGRTKLVAFQDALLPQLED, translated from the exons ATGGAGAAAACTCAAGAAACTGCACTGGCCCAGTTGAGGAAGTCAGTTGAGAAGCTTGGCTCCTCTACAGAG GAATATAAGGATGCAACTTTGATGAGATTCTTGATTGCGAGATCAATGGATCCAGAAAAGGCAGCAAAGATGTTCATTCAATGGCAAAAATGGAGGGCAACATTTGTTCCAAATGGTTTCATTTCAGAGTCTGAAATTCAAGATGAACTTGAATCAAGAAAGGCTTTTTTGCAAGGTTTATCAATAGAGGGATATCCAGTTTTTCTtgtcaaattaaaattgcatttTCCATCGAAGGACCATCTCCAGTTCAAGA AGTACGTGGTTCATCTGCTAGACAAAACGATTGCAAG CTCATTcagaggaaaagaaataggAAATGAGAAGTTGATTGCCATTATTGATCTGCAGCACATTTCATATAAGAACATTGATGCACGTGGGTTTATCGCTGGATTTCAATGTTTGCAG GCATATTATCCAGAGCGTCTAGCAAAGCTTTACCTCCTACATATGCCGCGATTCTTTGTTAGTGTTTGGAAAATGATTTCTCGATTCCTTGAGAAGGCAACACTGGAAAAG ATTATGATTGTCAGCAACgatgaagaaagaagaaatctCATAAAGGAGATTGGTGAAGAAATTTTACCAGATGAGTATGGTGGTCGAACAAAGCTTGTAGCTTTCCAGGATGCTTTACTACCCCAGTTGGAGGATTGA